The following are encoded in a window of Helicobacter sp. 'house sparrow 1' genomic DNA:
- a CDS encoding xanthine dehydrogenase family protein molybdopterin-binding subunit, whose amino-acid sequence MNRRDFLKYTSSLSGALLVSFYIPSKSKADVLPQDQSFRANAFIEIARDNTISFMLANVEMGQGAYSGIATCIADELDAKWEEIIFKPAPVDPIYAEPSWGLMITGGSRTIRNNQEYVRGFGATLRLMLKMAAAKRLGVAVKDLKTKDSYVIYKDKKIAYGDLIDELRVMQVPQNAPLKTPQEYNLIGKPNKRHPLEVMEKITGKARFGIDTRLPNLKFAAIIQPRVFGAKIKSFDAKEALKMDGILKVKRLPNQKIAIIANTWYQAREALQKVQVNWDEGDFAKVSSEDLYTQYKQILQRQDLPVMRKEGDSNKAFKEAYKVVSAEYSFPFLAHAPMEPLNCTIHHQGDKALVVLGGQFQGIYRDFCANILGVKSENVEYQTPYLGGSFGRRGSINKMELDCIGDAAYTAKDEPYPIMTLWSREDDIQMGWYRPLTLAKVRIALNKKGEMTALEGAVINQSLTKGTLFEKASFVDGIDHTQREGLENHPYSIASHNLSAFCPELPIPALWLRSVGHTVSAPIIENIIDEAAFALGEDPLDFRIKNIKNPRFVNLLKRVAQRSNWYEREKGSGYGVAIAESFGSIVACVVKVLVQDKDYRVQKIWFGVDCGFAFNPLAVEQQMISAANFAIGYTKYAKITIKNGATEQENFYDYSLNTIADAPDLIDVSIINSGDKIGGIGEVGVPPVFAGIINALYDATKKRYTHFPVVL is encoded by the coding sequence ATGAATAGGAGAGATTTTCTAAAATATACTTCAAGTTTATCAGGGGCTTTATTAGTTAGTTTTTACATACCATCAAAATCAAAAGCAGATGTGTTGCCACAAGATCAAAGCTTTAGGGCAAATGCTTTTATTGAAATTGCAAGGGATAATACTATTAGTTTTATGCTAGCTAATGTAGAGATGGGGCAGGGTGCTTATAGCGGAATTGCTACTTGTATTGCTGATGAGCTAGATGCAAAATGGGAAGAAATTATCTTTAAGCCAGCTCCTGTGGATCCTATCTATGCAGAACCTAGTTGGGGTTTGATGATCACAGGAGGATCACGCACTATCCGTAATAATCAAGAATATGTTAGAGGATTTGGTGCGACTTTAAGATTGATGCTAAAAATGGCCGCAGCAAAGAGACTAGGTGTAGCAGTCAAAGATTTAAAAACTAAAGATTCCTATGTAATTTATAAAGATAAGAAAATTGCATATGGGGATTTGATTGATGAGTTAAGGGTAATGCAAGTGCCACAGAATGCACCACTTAAAACCCCACAAGAATATAATCTTATTGGCAAACCAAATAAGCGTCATCCTCTTGAAGTGATGGAAAAAATTACAGGTAAAGCAAGGTTTGGAATTGATACAAGATTGCCTAATCTAAAATTTGCAGCCATTATACAACCTAGGGTTTTTGGAGCAAAGATAAAGAGTTTTGATGCTAAAGAAGCTTTAAAAATGGATGGAATCTTAAAGGTTAAGCGACTGCCTAACCAAAAAATTGCCATTATTGCCAATACCTGGTATCAAGCAAGAGAGGCATTACAAAAAGTTCAAGTTAATTGGGATGAGGGAGATTTTGCAAAGGTAAGCAGTGAAGATTTATATACCCAATATAAACAAATCTTACAAAGGCAGGATTTGCCTGTGATGAGAAAAGAAGGCGATAGCAATAAAGCCTTTAAAGAGGCCTATAAGGTTGTGAGTGCAGAATATTCTTTTCCCTTTTTAGCACATGCTCCTATGGAGCCACTAAATTGCACAATCCATCATCAAGGAGATAAGGCTTTAGTAGTGCTTGGGGGACAATTTCAGGGAATTTACAGGGATTTTTGTGCAAATATTTTAGGGGTTAAAAGTGAGAATGTGGAGTATCAAACCCCTTATCTTGGAGGAAGTTTTGGAAGAAGGGGAAGTATCAATAAAATGGAGTTAGACTGCATTGGTGATGCAGCCTATACTGCTAAAGATGAGCCCTATCCTATTATGACACTATGGAGTAGAGAGGATGATATCCAAATGGGTTGGTATCGTCCCTTGACACTTGCAAAAGTAAGAATTGCACTGAATAAAAAAGGAGAGATGACTGCATTAGAGGGGGCTGTCATCAATCAATCCCTAACAAAAGGCACATTATTTGAAAAAGCAAGTTTTGTAGATGGAATTGATCACACACAAAGAGAGGGATTAGAAAATCATCCCTATAGTATTGCAAGCCATAATTTGAGTGCTTTTTGTCCAGAATTGCCCATACCTGCTTTATGGCTTAGGTCTGTAGGGCACACGGTTTCTGCTCCTATTATTGAAAATATTATTGATGAAGCAGCATTTGCACTTGGTGAGGATCCTCTGGATTTTAGAATTAAAAATATTAAAAATCCTCGTTTTGTGAATCTATTAAAAAGAGTAGCCCAAAGAAGCAATTGGTATGAGAGAGAAAAAGGCAGTGGCTATGGTGTGGCAATTGCTGAGTCTTTTGGTAGTATCGTAGCTTGTGTGGTTAAGGTTTTGGTGCAAGATAAGGATTATAGGGTGCAAAAAATTTGGTTTGGGGTTGATTGTGGCTTTGCATTTAATCCCTTGGCAGTGGAACAACAAATGATTAGCGCGGCAAATTTTGCAATTGGCTATACAAAATATGCCAAAATAACGATCAAAAATGGTGCTACAGAGCAGGAGAATTTCTATGATTATTCCCTTAATACAATTGCAGATGCTCCTGATTTAATTGATGTATCCATTATCAACTCAGGAGATAAGATTGGTGGAATTGGAGAAGTGGGGGTTCCGCCTGTTTTTGCAGGAATTATCAACGCGCTTTATGATGCTACAAAGAAGCGTTATACGCATTTTCCGGTGGTATTATAA